Sequence from the Nitrincola iocasae genome:
AGCCACGATGCCTATCCCTACTGGTCCGGTGAACTGTTCAATAAGCGGCGCAAGAAGGCCGACCGAGTAAATATCGACACCAGCCATGCGGCACTGAAAGACGGCAAATACTGTGATGATGGTCAGTGGCGAAACATCGTCACGGTGGAAGATGCGGTTGCTCAGGGCTGTGATCTTTTCGACCTGGATCAGTTGCGACTGGAGTACAGCGAGCCTGATTACGAAAACCTGCTCATGTGTCAATTTGTCGATGATGACAAGAGCCTGTTCGGCCTGATGATGATGCAGCGTTGTATGGTTGACTCATGGGAAGTGTGGGACGACTTCAAGCCATTTGCACCTAAACCCGTAGGCAGTCAGCCGGTATGGATCGGATACGATCCCAATGGTGAAACCGAAACCGGTGACAACGCAGGGCTGGCGGTGATCCTTCCACCGAAGTCACCAGGTGGTAAATACAGAGTCATCGAGCGCATGCAGCTACGTGGACTGGACTATCAGGATCAGGCAGAGCAGATCCGCAAAATGACATTGAAGTACAACGTAACCCACATAGGTATCGATACAACCGGTATTGGCTCAGCGGTGTATCAGTTAGTCCGGAATTTCTTCCCTGCTGCAGTCCAGTATCAATACAACCCAGAAGTGAAAGGTCAGTTGGTTATGAAAGCTTATCAGCTGATTACTAAAGGCCGTCTGGAGTTTGATGCTGGCTGGATAGACATAGCCCAATCATTCATGGCGATCCGCAAGACAACCACAGCCAGTGGTCGCCATATCACATACATAGCCGGACGCAATGGTACTACCGGCCATGCAGATCTTGCATGGGCTGTGATGCACGCGCTGGATAAAGCACCCCTGGATATCGACGGTCCGACAACCGGATCCGGCAACAGCATAATGGAGATTTACTGATGAGCGAGACAGCACAGAAACAGCCAGGCATCGAGGCGTTCAGCTTTGGTGACCCGACACCGGTCCTAGATAAACGGGAGATTCTGGATTACATAGAGTGTTACAGAATGCTCAAGTGGTATGAGCCACCGCTATCGTTTGAGGGGCTGGCAAAGTCATTTCATGCTGCCACACACCAGAGCAGCCCTATCTATTTCAAGGCCAACATCCTGACCAGTTGCTTCCAGCCACACCGTCTGCTCAGTCGCCAAGCATTCCGGCGCTGGGCCTTGGAATACATCATCTTCGGCAACAGTTACCTGGAGAATCAGACCAGCATGGGTAATCGTTCAATGAAGTTGGAACCCTCTCTGGCCAAGTACACCCGCCGTGGTATTGATATGGATACCTACTGGTTCGTGCGTGGCTGGGGAGAGGAACACGAATTCAGAAAGGGCAGTGTATTTCATTTGATGGAACCCGATATCAATCAAGAAATATACGGCTTGCCCGAATACCTGGCTGCCCTGAACAGCGCCTGGCTGAACGAAAGCGCCACGCTGTTCCGGCGCAAGTACTACCTCAACGGCAGCCATGCTGGTTTCATCCTTTACATGACCGACACGGCTCAAAATGAAGATGATGTTGATAACCTTCGCCAAGCCCTGAAAGACAGCAAAGGCCCAGGCAACTTCCGCAACCTGTTCATGTACAGCCCGAACGGCAAGAAAGACGGCCTGCAAGTGATCCCGATCAGTGAGGTAGCCGCCAAGGATGACATCTTCAATATCAAAAATGTGACCCGGGATGACATGCTCGCAGCGCATCGAGTGCCGCCGGTGCTGATGGGGATCATGCCCAGTAACGTAGGTGGCTTCGGTGACGTCGAAAAAGCATCCAGGGTATTTGCCAGAAACGAACTGGTACCGCTGCAGAGCCGCTTCCTGGAAGTGAATGAATGGCTTGGACAAGAGGTGGTGAAATTCGACCCCTATGTGATCGAGGAAGTCATTGAGAAAGGAGGAGTTTCGGCCCGTTAAACACAAGAAGCTTCGCAAGAATTATAGCATATAACCTGCTGATATAGATGAAAAAGCCAGTGTTTAGCTGGCTTTTTTTATGGCTTTTGATCACTCGCAGCGTGAAGCGGTACCGCCTGGAAATGACCTGGGTGGTGGTTGGACCAGGTTCAGTATTTCTAGAACCAGATTGGCCATTTCAATACGCTGAGCCTCTGGTGCTGTTGCATCTAAGCATCCTCGACACCCCATGCTCACTATCTCGTCAATTGGTGCTGAAGGTTTTTGCATTGTCAGCAGTCGCTGCTTTGTTGATGACAGTGCATCTATTACGCTCTGATATGTCATGTAATTTCTCCTAAATAAAATAAATCCTCCTTGATTCTAGCGTCACGACACATTGGCGTGCCCAGCTGCGTTTCCCTGCTGAGGAAAGCGCTCGTCCCCCTCCACGCCTGCGGTGCTTCTTGAACGTGTAATTATGCAGTGCATGATAGGGCTGCAGGACAGGCCCGCTGTGGGCTGTTCATGGCTATTGTAAGCTGTTGTGATCATGCATTTTTATGCAGCTACAGAGGGGGTTGGAGCGCTTTCTGATGGGTGTTGCGTGAACCTCTATTCTCTCTTTGATGTCGGGAAAAGGTAACAAAGGTGATCTTGGCTTAAATCGTCTGTAAGTTTCTGTTCTATATTGCTTTATTTGTCACCATTAAAAGGTGACGAAAGGTGACACAAAAGGTAACGGATTCCTAAGTGATTGAGATATATATATTTTATTTTATATTAATATCACATATATAGAAGGTAACACATCACCTTTAAATCACCTTTTTGTGACCTTTAGGCTGTGTCAATTAATCTTTATATTTCAGCAGGCTAGGGCTTGTTTTTGGATTCCGTCACCTTTGTCACCTTTTTCCGATGAGTTTCTGAAAAAATTCAGCTCACGTGCATGTGCAAGGCGCGTAGGTAGAGATTTGAGTTTTAATCTTTGGACGCTTAGCCGCTTTCACTTTACCGGTTAGAAAGTACTGTATATCTCCAGAATTTCTCCAAAATTTCTCCACAAACAAAAACAGCCGCTTCGTTATCAACGTAAGCAGCTGTTTTTGTTTGCAATTCTGGTAGGACTAGGCGGACTCGAACCGCCGACCCCCACCATGTCAAGGTGGTGCTCTAACCAACTGAGCTATAGTCCTATATTGTGGCGCGTATTATATAGGCTTTACCTGTTCCTGCAACTGTTTTTCAAGACTTTTTTGCATCAATGTGACCTCACAGCGCTGGGCTGGCTTGATAGGGGTGAAAACAGGCGGTTTTGGGTTTAAGCTTAGCGCTTGATTTTTTTAAGGCTTATTGGACAAACACTATTTATGACTCCTGCCATAGATCTTGCCCGTAAATCTGGTGTTGCACATCAGGTGCTTAGCTATACACACGATCCTCAAGCCACTTCTTATGGCAATGAGGCGGTGGAGAAGCTGAACCTGCCAGCCGAGCAGGTTTTTAAAACCCTGGTGGTTAACCTGGATAGCAAGCAGTTAGCGGTTGCGGTGCTACCTGTCTCCGGTAAGCTAAGTCTGAAGTCGATGGCTAAGACGCTGGGCGCCAAGAAAGCGGATATGGCTGATAAGGCGCAAGTGGAGAAGGTAACCGGTTATGTGCTTGGTGGCGTCAGTCCATTGGGGCAGAAAAAACAGCTGAAAACGGTCATCGATATCTCGGCTTGTAGCTATGCGGCTGTGTATGTCAGTGCCGGGCGCCGGGGTCTTGAAATAGCTATTAGCCCTGATGATCTGAGTGCTTTGACAGGGGCGGTGTTTGCATCGATACAGAGTCAGGCCTGACTCGTTATGACTGAAAGTGAAATGACTATGAAAATATGGATCGATGCGGATGCCTGTCCGGTGGTGATTAAAGACATTCTCTATAAAGCCGCCGTGCGTGCTGAGTTACCCTTGATACTGGTGGCCAATCAAGCCATGCGTGTACCTGCATCAGATTGGATCAGTACCCTGCAGGTGTCAGCGGGGTTTGATGTGGCGGATAACGAAATCGTGCGCCAGTCGAATGCGGGTGATCTGGTAATCACCAGTGATATACCTCTGGCCGCTGAGCTGATTGCCAAGGGGGTGCAGGCGCTAAGCCCACGGGGAGAGTTGTTTACCAAGGACTCCATTGGTGCCCGTCTGAATATGCGTGATTTTCTGGAAACCCTGCGCAGCAGCGGTGAGCATACCGGTGGCCCGCCGCCTTTGCATCAGCGCGACAGGCAGGCGTTTGCGGCTCAGTTCGACAAACTGATCAGTCGTTATCTTCGACAGAAAAAAACCAGTTGAAGGAGACAGCTATGCGTTTTCTGGTTGTGGGGGCAGGTGGTATTGGCTGCTATTACGGTGCGCGCTTGCAGGCGGCGGGTCATGAGGTAGTGTTTGTAGCACGCGGCGAACACCTTCGAGTAATGCAGCAACAAGGGCTTCAGGTTGAACACGCTGAATTACACTTTGCCCGGCCGGTTGTGGCAGTGTCTGAGTCTGAGGTGCTGGCGCGTTACAGGGCTGATGAGTTTGATCTGATTCTGCTGTGCTTTAAGGCATTCGACACGCTGGACTGGTTGGTGCGGATGACTGACTGGCTGGAAGCCGCTACAACGCCCGTACTGTCGTTACAAAACGGTGTTGATAATGAGCCATTGATTGCGGCGCAAATTGGTGCGGCGCGAACTTTAGGCGGCCTGGCTGTACGCATCGGTGGGCATATTACTGCACCCGGCTGTGTGGCGGCTGATGGACCCGCACAAATCATTATGGGGCCTTGGCCTCAGGCCGACAGTATCGACAGTGATGGTTATCGCTGGCTGCAGCAGTTGAATCGTGTGTTTATAGATGCCGGCATACCGGCACGAGTAACACCAGATATTGCTCTCGAACTCTGGCGCAAGCTATTGATTAACAATGGCGTTAATCCGCTATCGGCCCTAACTGGGTTGACCACACGTGAACTGGTTCAGGATCCCTATTTTGGTCAAAGTGTCCGCCAGATGATGCTGGAGACCGCGGCGGTGGCACAGGTCGATGGCGTCAGTCTAAATAATGATGATATTGATGAAATGATTGCCCTGTTAAACAGTTTTGACGCGATTAAAACCTCAATGCTGGTGGATCATGAAAAGGGTAAACCGCTGGAACTGGATGCTATTTGCGGAGCCGTCATTCGACGAGCAGACCAGGCGGGTATAGACACGCCCGTTAACCGACTGGTCTATGCCTTATTGAATCAATCTGGATGATGATAGTTGGATGGTGTGGGTGATTGCCAACCTTCTAAAGTCCCAGGCGCTGGCGTGAGAATCTGTACTTCCAGCGGATAGCAGTCGGCTTTGTCGCTGGAATGTTCGTTGCCGCAATCACCCCCTGGGCAAGCGGAGAGCACGCCGGTTAGATCGACTTCAGCAAAAAACTCCAGATAATCACCCGGCCTGACCGGGCTGGCCTTCATGAAATACTGATGGGTGTCCTGAGTGAAGCCCGTGCACATAAATACATTCAGCACATCATGTACCAGTCGCTCCACACGTGAAGCCTCAATCCCGGTTGCTGCGCTGAAGGCACGGTATAGGTTGGAATGGCAGCAGTTGTGGTAGGCGTCTCCACTTAGCAGTTGATGAGTATAAGGGTCGCAACGGGTGCCAATAACATCGTGAACACTGCCACCGTCCTGATCAAACCCATACCAGTCCAGCGTGTCGTGGGTGATGGTTGCCAGGGGCCTTAAATAAGGAAAGTTACTCCAAAGACGATCGCCAGTAGACAGATGCGTGCCATGCAGGGCGCGTGTTTTGCCGGAGTAAAAATGCTCTTCCGGGTTATGGCGGTTAAATAGATTCAGATCGCCTACCTGCGGGCCCTCAACACTAAGAATACGAAAGAAGCTACCGGCAGGTACCTGGAAAACCCGGGCCTCTCTGGCCGGGATTCTCAGTGTTTCTGTGCCGCTGAGTTGGCTTCTGGCATTCAGGTAACAGGGCATGTCTGGTGATGGCAGAGTTTCCGTCGGATAGCAGATGACTGGTTTGACTGCTCGGCGTTCTGCCGCATCAGCGGGTGCTGGATTTTGTGCCGCAGGCTTCATTACATACTCCTGATGGTTTTTGAATACATCCTTATTCAATATGCCATATTTTCGTACTGGCTGATAAGAGGAGAGAATGCAATGGATAAAGTTAGATAAGTTTAATGTAAAATCGTCTAATATCCTTTCGTTAAGCACTAAATGTGGTATTTTTACCACATCAATAAAAAACGTGAAGGGTAGTATAATGAAGAGTTGGTCGCTTAGGTTGAAATTGATTCTGGGGGCCGTGCTGGGACTTACCCTGACATTGGCTGCTGTGATTCTGACGGGCTGGCTGGCCATGCAAAAAAACGGTCAAGAGGCTGTAAAGCAGGCATCAACTTCTTTTGAGTCATTGGTGGTTAGTAATCTACATGATGCGGCCTTATCTGTGGCAACTGAAGTATCGGTGTTTATCAACCGCAGCTATGATGCCCCCAATACGCTTGGCAGCATGATCAGTTCAACGGCCAGCGGCAGCGATGCTGATGCACCTCCCTTTAAGCGCTCCACAATTAAACAGATGGTTCGGGATACCTTGGTAGCGAACCCATCAATCAGTTCCGCTTATGCTCATTTTGAACCCGATGGGTATGATTGGCAGGATGCGTTTAATATCGGTCCGCATCTGGAACATTCTTCTGATACCGGTGTACTGGAGCTTTACTGGATTCGCGACGCTGACGAATTGGTTTTTTATCCGACACCTGACAGCAGCTTTAAATACGATGAGAGTCTGAATGACTTTGGCATCCGTGAATCGGAATGGTATTTGTGCGCGCGCGATCAAAAGAGGCCCTGCATAATGGAGCCTTATCTCTATGAAATAGAAGAAGGACATGTTGAACTCCTGACCTCATTGGTCTACCCGGTGGTTGTGGATCAGGAGTTCAGAGGGGTTGTTGGCGTAGACATTAATTTGCCAGTGATCCAACAACAGGTTAATGACTATCAGCAAAGTCTATTTAATGGGCAGTCCGATATTCATTTGATTAGCAGCAAAGGTTTGGTCATTGCCAGTAGTGCCTTTCCGGATCAGGCCGGGAAGCGCTTGAGTGAGGCCAATGCAGAGTTGCAGAGTACTTTGTCATCGATGCAAGGGGCCCTGAGTGAGGCAGGAGATACTACCTTGGTAAGGGCGCCGGTGAAATTTGAAGCCTTTGATCAGGAATGGTCAGTGGTTGTGAGCATTCCGACGGCCGTTGCGTATGCGGCAACACGTGAACTAGAAGCCAATTTGGTTGGAGGCTATCAGCATACGGCGCTGACTATGCTGACGTTGGGCGGTATTCTGCTGCTGCTGGCGGTGATACTGCTAAGCTTGTGGTTACGTTTCACCACTCAGCCTATGGTGACTATGCGTGCGCTGGTTGAAGATCTATCCGGTGCAGAAGGAGACTTAACCCGTAAGCTGGATGTGAATAGCCATGCAGAACTGATCGGTATAGCCAATGGTTTTAATGCCTTTACCGCTAAATTGGGGTTGATGATTCTTGATCTGAACGGTTCGGCCCGAGCATTGCGTCAACAGAGTGAATCGCTGGTTCAGGCTTCACAACAGACTGCCGAAGCAACACGTTCGCAGCAGGAAGAGATGCAGAGTGTGGCATCTGCCATGACTGAGATGTCAGCTACAGCTAATGAAG
This genomic interval carries:
- a CDS encoding terminase ATPase subunit family protein, with amino-acid sequence MTDFSEMDPRRLAKLLYWQGFRVARIAEQLGEKAPTIHSWKKRDAWEETKPIERCEFAIEARLIQLVMKDPKEGRDFKEIDLLGRQIERMARVRRYQEPGGHEGDLNPNVGNRNKGERRKPVKNEVTDEITEKLRAAFFDELFGYQKHWYRAGEKYRIRNILKSRQIGATYYFAREALLDAVETGRNQIFLSASKAQAHVFKEYIQAYARDIAEWELTGDPIMLSNGATLYFLGTNARTAQSYHGNLYFDEYFWTYNFQELRKVASGMAIHKKWRQTYFSVPSSLSHDAYPYWSGELFNKRRKKADRVNIDTSHAALKDGKYCDDGQWRNIVTVEDAVAQGCDLFDLDQLRLEYSEPDYENLLMCQFVDDDKSLFGLMMMQRCMVDSWEVWDDFKPFAPKPVGSQPVWIGYDPNGETETGDNAGLAVILPPKSPGGKYRVIERMQLRGLDYQDQAEQIRKMTLKYNVTHIGIDTTGIGSAVYQLVRNFFPAAVQYQYNPEVKGQLVMKAYQLITKGRLEFDAGWIDIAQSFMAIRKTTTASGRHITYIAGRNGTTGHADLAWAVMHALDKAPLDIDGPTTGSGNSIMEIY
- a CDS encoding phage portal protein — translated: MSETAQKQPGIEAFSFGDPTPVLDKREILDYIECYRMLKWYEPPLSFEGLAKSFHAATHQSSPIYFKANILTSCFQPHRLLSRQAFRRWALEYIIFGNSYLENQTSMGNRSMKLEPSLAKYTRRGIDMDTYWFVRGWGEEHEFRKGSVFHLMEPDINQEIYGLPEYLAALNSAWLNESATLFRRKYYLNGSHAGFILYMTDTAQNEDDVDNLRQALKDSKGPGNFRNLFMYSPNGKKDGLQVIPISEVAAKDDIFNIKNVTRDDMLAAHRVPPVLMGIMPSNVGGFGDVEKASRVFARNELVPLQSRFLEVNEWLGQEVVKFDPYVIEEVIEKGGVSAR
- the ybaK gene encoding Cys-tRNA(Pro) deacylase, which gives rise to MTPAIDLARKSGVAHQVLSYTHDPQATSYGNEAVEKLNLPAEQVFKTLVVNLDSKQLAVAVLPVSGKLSLKSMAKTLGAKKADMADKAQVEKVTGYVLGGVSPLGQKKQLKTVIDISACSYAAVYVSAGRRGLEIAISPDDLSALTGAVFASIQSQA
- a CDS encoding YaiI/YqxD family protein — protein: MKIWIDADACPVVIKDILYKAAVRAELPLILVANQAMRVPASDWISTLQVSAGFDVADNEIVRQSNAGDLVITSDIPLAAELIAKGVQALSPRGELFTKDSIGARLNMRDFLETLRSSGEHTGGPPPLHQRDRQAFAAQFDKLISRYLRQKKTS
- a CDS encoding ketopantoate reductase family protein, whose product is MRFLVVGAGGIGCYYGARLQAAGHEVVFVARGEHLRVMQQQGLQVEHAELHFARPVVAVSESEVLARYRADEFDLILLCFKAFDTLDWLVRMTDWLEAATTPVLSLQNGVDNEPLIAAQIGAARTLGGLAVRIGGHITAPGCVAADGPAQIIMGPWPQADSIDSDGYRWLQQLNRVFIDAGIPARVTPDIALELWRKLLINNGVNPLSALTGLTTRELVQDPYFGQSVRQMMLETAAVAQVDGVSLNNDDIDEMIALLNSFDAIKTSMLVDHEKGKPLELDAICGAVIRRADQAGIDTPVNRLVYALLNQSG
- a CDS encoding urea carboxylase-associated family protein is translated as MKPAAQNPAPADAAERRAVKPVICYPTETLPSPDMPCYLNARSQLSGTETLRIPAREARVFQVPAGSFFRILSVEGPQVGDLNLFNRHNPEEHFYSGKTRALHGTHLSTGDRLWSNFPYLRPLATITHDTLDWYGFDQDGGSVHDVIGTRCDPYTHQLLSGDAYHNCCHSNLYRAFSAATGIEASRVERLVHDVLNVFMCTGFTQDTHQYFMKASPVRPGDYLEFFAEVDLTGVLSACPGGDCGNEHSSDKADCYPLEVQILTPAPGTLEGWQSPTPSNYHHPD
- a CDS encoding methyl-accepting chemotaxis protein, yielding MKSWSLRLKLILGAVLGLTLTLAAVILTGWLAMQKNGQEAVKQASTSFESLVVSNLHDAALSVATEVSVFINRSYDAPNTLGSMISSTASGSDADAPPFKRSTIKQMVRDTLVANPSISSAYAHFEPDGYDWQDAFNIGPHLEHSSDTGVLELYWIRDADELVFYPTPDSSFKYDESLNDFGIRESEWYLCARDQKRPCIMEPYLYEIEEGHVELLTSLVYPVVVDQEFRGVVGVDINLPVIQQQVNDYQQSLFNGQSDIHLISSKGLVIASSAFPDQAGKRLSEANAELQSTLSSMQGALSEAGDTTLVRAPVKFEAFDQEWSVVVSIPTAVAYAATRELEANLVGGYQHTALTMLTLGGILLLLAVILLSLWLRFTTQPMVTMRALVEDLSGAEGDLTRKLDVNSHAELIGIANGFNAFTAKLGLMILDLNGSARALRQQSESLVQASQQTAEATRSQQEEMQSVASAMTEMSATANEVADLANRTAQQAEDSNDALSEAKEAFRHTVDEVRSVASEINAASERVASVAASSQNIYGMIDVIQGIAEQTNLLALNAAIEAARAGDQGRGFAVVADEVRNLAKRTQDSTEQIHTLIETLQKEVAASVRDMESSTLRVSKTVTEASQAYDQMESAAKNIALITNNVTQVATAAEEQDKVSEEINRNITVVEDASVRLAGLAGDVREVSETMSQITDALEAQLGKFKV